A stretch of Bifidobacterium sp. ESL0704 DNA encodes these proteins:
- a CDS encoding histidine kinase: MATLRRFGAWLARNQMAGDALLALVALFFALVSTTTDEGGLWVSYSEGWQFVWSCALIVPIVFRRRYPQGAALAFAGLAVLQLLTGPGYVFGDILAVVMLYSVIVYGDPSHSKAFIVLAFVIGGAAAPIIAWGMEIGPVYNPHQAGDTASYTYYVCQSVYTSGFNPTCSKNLAGTVLFMLVGILTTLTAACFMGYWSRTRLDNARLLRERNIALAARGQEDLDIARTAERARIARDMHDVVAHTLSTIIVQSDGGRYAGAHDPAKARTIMETIRRESHKAQRDMSNLLSTFGGTDRTGYDDVAALIAQADVTAHTTGGSVKRIIQGEPRPRLLNDKAQSAIYHAVLEALTNARKYAGKGVEVTVTENWNDTTLQLAVQDNGNGAAAAMDGHRPGIGLTGMRERVEAADGQMQAGPRIGGGFTVEALIPLNVDGNVNHNVDGNVNHNVDGNVNHNVDGNVNHNVDGNVNHNDDTLTHAFPNGVSTGENDNSEHHHDLASTERTTADRVAASTPATTETTASSASIADTKAMTNPPDNSPASLRSPSSDVQRPERFRDDSGTETRIASIFGRISRLVHRHYPVGHSRNESEAGTTEHTGLNWVERISRFFARHYLLADIIFAAVLLLILNPSRFITFRYGGVGGAYTMFFGTSQQASTPQLQMADFIISLAVFAALALRRRFPQCAAAVMVATAIIALTFCEDIPSAVFYAPISLYSVCLYGKGHSRRWASIAAVAGSVMFGIRFSGSFVGYPTLVDWVMNHQRYAVYGNRGSYPHEIAMFVIVALAACAMAITAALWTRASGTNMMVLEARHQALEAESKRKQIAAANHERERIGAQIRGEVSETLAVVIDKADTGIAMLDRDAAADITTSSEAIIEAFRSIGEQGRESLAHMRSLLRVLRETGGSDDNPTVSQPLLHPVAGMENARHGETAN; the protein is encoded by the coding sequence ATGGCGACATTACGACGATTCGGGGCATGGCTCGCACGCAACCAGATGGCGGGCGACGCTTTGCTGGCGCTCGTCGCGTTGTTTTTCGCGCTTGTCAGCACCACCACCGATGAAGGCGGGCTGTGGGTCAGCTATAGCGAGGGCTGGCAGTTCGTATGGTCGTGCGCGCTGATCGTGCCGATCGTATTCCGCCGCCGTTACCCACAGGGCGCCGCCCTGGCATTCGCGGGTCTCGCCGTCCTGCAGCTGCTCACCGGGCCCGGCTACGTCTTCGGCGACATTCTCGCCGTGGTGATGCTGTATTCGGTCATCGTCTACGGCGACCCGTCGCACAGCAAGGCCTTCATCGTTCTGGCGTTCGTCATCGGCGGCGCGGCGGCTCCGATCATCGCTTGGGGCATGGAGATCGGCCCGGTATACAACCCGCACCAAGCGGGCGACACCGCAAGCTACACCTATTATGTCTGTCAAAGCGTCTACACATCCGGATTCAACCCCACCTGCAGCAAAAACCTCGCCGGCACCGTGCTGTTCATGCTCGTCGGCATTCTCACCACGCTCACCGCAGCCTGTTTCATGGGTTACTGGTCACGCACCAGACTCGACAACGCGAGACTTCTGCGCGAACGCAACATCGCGTTGGCCGCCCGCGGGCAGGAGGACCTCGACATCGCGCGCACCGCCGAGCGCGCCCGCATCGCCCGAGACATGCACGACGTGGTGGCCCACACGCTCTCCACCATCATCGTCCAGTCCGACGGCGGCCGCTACGCCGGGGCCCACGACCCCGCCAAGGCACGGACGATCATGGAAACGATCAGACGCGAATCGCACAAGGCGCAACGCGATATGTCAAATCTGCTCAGCACCTTCGGCGGCACCGACCGTACCGGCTATGACGACGTCGCCGCATTGATCGCCCAGGCGGACGTCACCGCGCATACCACCGGCGGATCGGTGAAACGAATCATCCAGGGCGAGCCCAGACCCAGACTACTGAACGATAAGGCGCAATCCGCCATCTACCATGCCGTGCTGGAGGCGCTGACCAACGCCCGCAAATACGCCGGCAAAGGCGTAGAGGTCACGGTGACGGAAAACTGGAACGATACGACCCTGCAACTTGCCGTACAAGACAACGGCAACGGGGCGGCAGCGGCGATGGACGGACATCGGCCGGGCATCGGGCTGACCGGGATGCGGGAACGCGTCGAAGCCGCAGACGGACAGATGCAGGCCGGGCCGAGGATCGGAGGCGGATTCACGGTCGAAGCGCTAATCCCGTTGAACGTCGATGGCAACGTTAACCACAACGTGGACGGCAACGTTAACCACAACGTGGACGGCAACGTTAACCACAACGTGGACGGCAACGTTAACCACAACGTGGACGGCAACGTTAACCACAACGACGATACCCTTACGCACGCATTCCCCAACGGCGTTTCCACCGGCGAGAACGACAACAGCGAACACCATCACGACCTCGCCAGCACCGAACGTACCACTGCGGACCGTGTCGCTGCCTCAACGCCCGCAACCACCGAAACAACTGCCTCTTCTGCGAGTATCGCCGATACAAAAGCGATGACCAACCCACCGGACAACAGTCCGGCGTCGCTTCGCAGCCCTTCGTCAGATGTCCAGCGCCCCGAGCGCTTTCGGGATGATTCCGGCACTGAGACACGGATCGCAAGCATATTCGGGCGCATTTCTCGGCTTGTACACCGCCACTATCCTGTTGGGCATTCACGTAACGAGAGCGAGGCCGGCACCACCGAACACACAGGACTCAACTGGGTGGAACGAATCTCGCGCTTCTTCGCCCGGCATTATCTGTTGGCCGACATCATCTTTGCCGCGGTCTTGCTCTTGATCCTCAACCCTTCGCGTTTCATCACATTCCGGTACGGAGGGGTGGGCGGTGCCTACACCATGTTCTTCGGCACCTCGCAACAGGCGTCGACACCCCAGCTGCAGATGGCCGATTTCATCATCAGCCTCGCGGTGTTCGCCGCGTTGGCATTGCGACGCCGGTTCCCCCAGTGCGCCGCAGCGGTTATGGTCGCCACGGCGATCATAGCGCTGACCTTCTGCGAGGACATACCATCCGCCGTGTTCTACGCACCGATATCGCTCTATTCGGTGTGCCTGTACGGCAAGGGGCATTCCCGCCGCTGGGCAAGCATAGCCGCAGTGGCGGGATCGGTGATGTTCGGTATCCGCTTCAGCGGTTCGTTCGTCGGCTATCCGACGCTGGTCGATTGGGTAATGAACCATCAGCGTTATGCGGTCTACGGCAACCGGGGCAGCTACCCCCACGAGATTGCCATGTTCGTCATCGTCGCGCTGGCCGCATGTGCCATGGCCATCACCGCGGCGCTGTGGACGCGCGCAAGCGGAACGAACATGATGGTGCTCGAGGCCCGGCACCAGGCGTTGGAAGCGGAATCAAAACGCAAACAGATCGCGGCGGCCAACCACGAACGCGAGCGCATCGGGGCGCAGATCCGTGGCGAGGTCAGCGAAACGTTGGCCGTGGTCATCGACAAGGCCGACACGGGCATCGCCATGCTCGACCGGGACGCGGCGGCAGACATCACTACCTCCTCGGAGGCCATCATCGAGGCGTTCCGTTCCATCGGCGAGCAGGGACGCGAGTCGCTGGCCCACATGCGCTCGTTGCTGCGCGTGCTGCGCGAAACCGGCGGCAGCGACGACAACCCGACGGTCTCCCAACCGTTGCTGCATCCGGTGGCCGGCATGGAAAACGCCAGGCACGGCGAAACGGCCAACTAA
- a CDS encoding response regulator transcription factor — MSETAPIQVLIADDQELVRAGFAMVIDSQDDMQVVGQASNGAEAVSLSLDLQPDVVLMDVRMPGTDGIEATRLIIDAEREAGNDVPKTHVIILTTFDLDEYVMSAIDAGASGFLLKDTEPETLLSSIRTVYQGNAIIAPTATKRLIEKMVDGELGATRAAAKGPKIIGNAQHGNGDTGNTGSLGGTTGNNRVNGRNTGNVNTQVSGQNSDFEPSAYHDPAVDTLTDREREVLVEIAHGLSNQEIADKLCISLPTVKTHVAHILQKTYSRDRVQAVVFAYDNKLV, encoded by the coding sequence ATGAGTGAAACAGCGCCTATCCAAGTCCTTATCGCCGACGATCAGGAGCTGGTGAGGGCGGGTTTCGCCATGGTCATCGATTCACAGGACGATATGCAGGTGGTCGGGCAGGCTTCCAACGGCGCCGAAGCGGTGTCGCTGAGCCTTGATCTCCAGCCGGATGTGGTGCTGATGGATGTGCGCATGCCCGGCACCGACGGCATCGAGGCAACCAGGCTCATCATCGATGCGGAACGCGAGGCAGGCAACGACGTCCCCAAAACGCACGTCATCATCTTGACGACCTTCGATCTCGACGAATACGTGATGAGCGCCATCGACGCCGGAGCCTCAGGGTTTCTGTTGAAAGACACCGAACCGGAGACACTGCTTTCCTCGATCCGAACGGTTTATCAAGGCAACGCCATCATCGCCCCGACAGCCACCAAACGGCTTATCGAGAAGATGGTCGACGGCGAGTTGGGAGCAACGCGCGCGGCGGCAAAAGGTCCGAAAATTATCGGCAATGCTCAACACGGCAATGGCGATACCGGCAATACCGGCTCTCTCGGCGGTACGACCGGCAATAATCGCGTCAACGGCCGCAACACCGGCAATGTGAACACTCAGGTTTCCGGACAGAACAGCGATTTCGAGCCATCTGCCTACCACGACCCTGCGGTGGACACGCTGACCGACCGTGAGCGCGAAGTGCTGGTCGAGATCGCGCACGGCCTGTCCAATCAGGAGATCGCCGACAAGCTGTGCATCAGCCTGCCGACCGTCAAGACCCACGTCGCCCATATTCTGCAGAAGACCTACTCGCGCGACCGGGTGCAAGCGGTCGTCTTCGCCTATGACAACAAGCTGGTCTAG
- a CDS encoding ABC transporter permease: MFSVTLKLMKKNGKMLIPAGIAILIGTAFIAATFLFGNAMDDSLRTQLTSRFMQADYVAMLKDTNGGDSSTYSDDAPLTVKTFKRDEVDKVDGVKSVQPLVYGDGHIKKGNTATTTMYALGSSDDKLQPVKVVNGHSPTKDREAAIPEKMADKLHLKTGDTIKLTLSTSASNAPSAKATLVGLTRDESGSYTTYGGVTLVSPQVLTDLYHVDSFNDVPSNGLLFNVDSSKASTAIPQAKQVLGKKFAVDTRQHLGDEELKQLSSNGSSPVKIFLLVFGILAMFVAALVIANTFQVLIAQRRRTLALLRTIGAKKGQLYRSVLFEAGTLGLIASALGVVVAIGLMGAMSKFGVALGDMGATMKLIISWPVIVVPLAFGIIMTVLASIGSARSATAVTPLEALRPIEVTDTRKAGRVRGVLGTLMIVVGVVCCALGASKIPEVLTHTARNGNDTEYEFALLSAMGGCALLFIGLAVTATFWLPVLMRGIGALVAHVGPSAKIADGNIQKNPRRVAATGVALLIGVTLVSTIATGAACGKQTMDSTLDAHYSVDMAAEGNGLSQHTADKVAKIKGISDTFYAPTATANIKNEGADHDFSVLLVAVNDKQALQKVLRTDISSGTIAPGTVLAPLYNAQTGKKLNFANNSVTFDNVGKDGSKNHVDLPAMKVKQVDFRSITSMYSMVVFVDQSTFTGSNVKSDGHMLLTKFDMNASSVADTFAAVQDALGSTDGVNISGPISERVTWDTQIDTIMRVLVALLAVAVLIALIGVANTLSLSVIERTRESATLRAIGMTRGQLRRSLACEALLIALVSGVVGVILGTAFGWLGSYMVFSLYGKTAYLFDWKFNGIVLLIAALAALASSILPARRAVKTPPVEALAEA; this comes from the coding sequence ATGTTCTCAGTAACACTTAAACTTATGAAAAAGAACGGGAAGATGCTCATTCCCGCCGGCATCGCCATCCTGATCGGCACCGCCTTCATCGCCGCGACCTTCCTGTTCGGCAACGCGATGGACGACTCGCTGCGCACGCAGCTGACCTCGCGTTTCATGCAGGCCGACTACGTGGCGATGCTCAAAGACACGAACGGCGGCGACAGCAGCACCTACAGCGATGACGCGCCGCTCACCGTCAAGACCTTCAAAAGGGACGAGGTCGATAAGGTCGATGGCGTCAAATCCGTGCAGCCGTTGGTCTACGGCGACGGACATATCAAAAAGGGCAATACGGCGACCACCACTATGTACGCTCTGGGTTCCAGTGATGACAAGCTCCAGCCGGTCAAGGTGGTCAACGGCCACAGCCCGACAAAAGACCGTGAGGCCGCCATACCCGAGAAGATGGCCGACAAGCTGCATCTGAAAACGGGCGACACCATCAAGCTCACCCTTTCCACTTCCGCCAGCAATGCGCCTAGCGCCAAGGCGACCTTGGTGGGCCTTACCAGAGACGAGAGCGGCAGCTACACCACGTATGGTGGAGTGACGCTGGTCTCTCCACAGGTGCTGACGGATCTCTACCATGTCGATTCCTTCAATGACGTTCCCTCCAATGGTCTGCTGTTCAATGTGGATTCGTCCAAGGCTTCGACGGCCATTCCGCAAGCCAAGCAGGTCCTCGGCAAGAAGTTCGCCGTCGATACCCGTCAGCATCTGGGCGACGAGGAGCTGAAGCAGCTGAGTTCCAACGGAAGCTCGCCGGTGAAGATCTTCCTTCTGGTCTTCGGCATCCTTGCCATGTTCGTGGCCGCCTTGGTCATCGCCAACACCTTCCAGGTGCTGATCGCCCAGCGTCGCCGCACGCTTGCCCTGCTGCGCACCATCGGCGCAAAGAAGGGGCAGCTTTACCGTTCCGTGCTTTTTGAGGCCGGCACTTTGGGCCTGATTGCCTCAGCGCTCGGCGTGGTCGTGGCCATCGGATTGATGGGCGCGATGAGCAAGTTCGGCGTGGCGCTGGGAGATATGGGTGCCACGATGAAACTCATCATCTCATGGCCGGTCATCGTAGTGCCGCTCGCCTTCGGCATTATCATGACGGTGCTCGCCTCCATCGGCTCCGCGCGCTCCGCCACGGCCGTGACCCCGCTTGAGGCGCTGCGCCCGATCGAGGTCACCGATACCCGCAAGGCCGGAAGGGTGCGCGGCGTGCTCGGTACCTTGATGATCGTTGTCGGTGTCGTCTGTTGCGCGCTCGGTGCCAGCAAAATTCCTGAGGTATTGACCCACACAGCCCGCAACGGCAACGATACCGAGTATGAATTTGCGTTGCTCTCCGCCATGGGCGGCTGTGCTCTGCTCTTCATCGGTCTGGCCGTCACCGCCACGTTCTGGCTGCCGGTGCTGATGCGCGGCATCGGTGCGCTGGTCGCCCACGTCGGCCCGTCCGCCAAGATAGCCGACGGCAATATCCAGAAGAACCCGCGTCGCGTCGCCGCCACCGGCGTCGCCCTGCTGATCGGCGTCACCTTGGTTTCGACCATCGCCACCGGCGCGGCCTGCGGCAAACAGACCATGGATTCCACGCTCGACGCCCACTACAGCGTCGACATGGCGGCGGAAGGCAATGGACTGAGCCAGCACACCGCCGACAAGGTCGCCAAGATCAAGGGCATTTCGGACACGTTCTACGCGCCCACCGCCACGGCGAACATCAAGAACGAGGGCGCTGATCACGATTTCAGCGTATTGCTGGTCGCGGTCAACGACAAGCAGGCCCTGCAGAAGGTGCTGCGTACGGATATCTCTTCCGGCACCATCGCCCCGGGCACCGTCCTTGCTCCGCTTTACAACGCCCAGACCGGCAAGAAGCTCAACTTTGCCAACAACTCCGTTACCTTCGACAACGTCGGCAAGGATGGTTCCAAGAACCATGTCGATTTGCCTGCGATGAAGGTCAAGCAAGTTGATTTCCGCAGTATCACCAGCATGTATTCCATGGTCGTTTTCGTCGACCAGTCGACGTTTACCGGCAGCAACGTCAAAAGCGACGGACACATGCTTTTGACGAAATTCGACATGAACGCGTCAAGCGTTGCGGATACGTTCGCGGCGGTGCAGGACGCGTTGGGATCCACCGATGGCGTCAACATCTCCGGCCCGATTTCCGAGCGCGTCACCTGGGACACGCAGATCGACACCATCATGAGGGTGCTGGTCGCCCTGCTCGCCGTCGCCGTGCTCATCGCACTGATCGGCGTGGCCAACACGCTGAGCCTGTCGGTGATCGAGCGCACCCGCGAATCGGCCACTCTGCGCGCCATCGGCATGACCCGCGGCCAGTTGCGGCGCTCCTTGGCCTGTGAGGCGCTCCTGATCGCGCTGGTCTCCGGCGTGGTCGGCGTCATCCTCGGCACCGCCTTCGGCTGGCTCGGTTCCTACATGGTCTTCAGCCTCTACGGCAAGACGGCCTACCTCTTCGATTGGAAGTTCAACGGCATCGTGCTGCTGATCGCCGCCCTGGCTGCGTTGGCTTCGAGCATCTTGCCGGCCAGACGTGCGGTGAAGACCCCGCCGGTCGAGGCGCTCGCCGAAGCATAG
- a CDS encoding ABC transporter ATP-binding protein, whose amino-acid sequence MQAQPQQRKEFAVEAIDLVKDYGKGENVVHALRNVNVGFEKGKFTAIMGPSGSGKSTMMHTLAGLDSVTSGRVILGGQDITKMNDNQLTMLRRNEIGFIFQSFNLLPMFTAEQNIVMPLTLAGDKVDRKWFDTLVETLGLTQRLKHRPNELSGGQQQRVAIARALISKPQVVFADEPTGNLDSVSSAEVLSFLKRSVREFGQTVVMVTHDAVAASYADRAIVFADGRIVADVEHPTAEHMSELLMEESERAARQGAAPTMSQLMDGKPKHAQVAR is encoded by the coding sequence ATGCAGGCTCAGCCCCAGCAGCGCAAGGAATTCGCGGTCGAAGCCATCGACCTGGTCAAGGACTACGGCAAGGGCGAGAACGTGGTGCACGCGTTGCGCAATGTCAACGTCGGTTTCGAAAAGGGCAAGTTCACCGCCATCATGGGCCCCTCCGGTTCCGGCAAATCGACGATGATGCACACGCTCGCAGGCCTTGATTCGGTGACCAGCGGTCGCGTCATCTTAGGCGGCCAAGACATCACCAAGATGAACGACAACCAGCTCACCATGCTGCGTCGCAACGAGATCGGCTTCATCTTCCAAAGCTTCAACCTGTTGCCGATGTTCACCGCTGAGCAGAACATCGTGATGCCCCTGACGCTGGCCGGTGACAAGGTCGACAGGAAATGGTTCGACACGTTGGTCGAAACCCTCGGTTTGACACAACGTCTTAAGCACCGTCCGAACGAGCTTTCCGGCGGTCAGCAGCAGCGTGTCGCAATCGCCCGTGCGCTGATCTCCAAGCCGCAGGTGGTCTTCGCCGACGAACCGACCGGCAACCTCGATTCTGTTTCCAGCGCCGAGGTCCTGAGCTTCCTCAAGCGCAGCGTGCGCGAGTTCGGGCAGACCGTGGTCATGGTCACCCATGACGCGGTGGCCGCCTCCTATGCCGACCGCGCCATCGTCTTTGCCGACGGTCGCATCGTCGCCGACGTTGAGCACCCGACCGCCGAGCACATGAGCGAGTTGCTGATGGAGGAAAGCGAACGCGCCGCCCGGCAGGGTGCGGCTCCCACGATGAGCCAGTTGATGGATGGCAAGCCGAAGCACGCGCAAGTCGCCAGGTGA
- a CDS encoding O-acetylhomoserine aminocarboxypropyltransferase/cysteine synthase family protein, whose product MSDETAPKKYHFETLQLHVGQEEADPATDARAVPIYATTSYVFHDFDHAEARFALEDPGNIYGRLTNSTEDVFERRMAALEGGTAALALASGAAAVEAALRNITQTGDHIVSSSHIYGGTFNLMRHTLPRDGITTTFVDPADPQNFEDAIQDNTKLVYFETFGNPNADLPDFEAISKIAHAHHLPVFVDNTFATPYLFRPLEHGADIVVESATKFIGGHGTTLGGLIVEGGHFNWAEVPGKFPTLTEPDPSYHGMNFYEALGSTAFVTRARAIFLRDTGACISPFAAWLLLQGTETLSLRVERHVQNALKVVEYLRTVPEVESVSHPSIPGRIDHELYEKYFPNGAGSIFTFDIKGGKDAARVFINNLHLFSLLANVADVKSLVVHPASTTHAQETREELESQGIHPGTIRLSIGTEYIDDILDDLRGGFEAVRASGLAK is encoded by the coding sequence ATGAGCGACGAGACCGCACCGAAGAAGTATCATTTCGAGACACTGCAGCTGCATGTAGGCCAGGAGGAGGCCGACCCCGCCACCGATGCGCGCGCGGTGCCGATCTACGCCACCACCAGCTACGTTTTCCATGATTTCGACCATGCCGAGGCGCGCTTCGCGCTTGAGGATCCGGGCAATATCTATGGGCGCCTGACCAATTCGACCGAGGATGTCTTCGAACGTCGCATGGCCGCGCTCGAAGGCGGCACTGCGGCGCTTGCACTGGCCAGCGGGGCGGCTGCGGTCGAAGCGGCGCTGCGCAACATCACGCAGACCGGCGATCACATCGTCTCCTCCTCGCACATCTACGGCGGCACCTTCAACCTGATGCGCCACACCCTGCCGCGCGACGGCATCACCACCACCTTCGTCGACCCGGCCGACCCGCAGAACTTCGAAGACGCAATTCAGGACAACACGAAGCTCGTCTACTTCGAGACCTTCGGCAACCCAAACGCCGACCTGCCTGATTTCGAGGCCATCTCCAAGATCGCGCATGCCCATCACCTTCCCGTCTTCGTCGACAACACCTTCGCCACCCCGTATCTCTTCCGCCCACTCGAGCATGGCGCGGACATCGTGGTGGAATCGGCTACCAAGTTCATCGGCGGACATGGCACGACCTTGGGCGGCCTGATCGTCGAGGGCGGCCACTTCAACTGGGCCGAGGTGCCGGGCAAATTCCCGACACTTACCGAGCCGGACCCCTCCTATCACGGCATGAACTTCTACGAGGCGCTGGGCTCCACGGCCTTCGTCACCCGCGCCCGCGCCATCTTCCTGCGCGACACCGGCGCCTGCATCAGCCCGTTCGCCGCGTGGCTGTTGCTGCAGGGCACCGAGACGCTGTCGCTGCGCGTCGAGCGTCACGTTCAGAACGCGCTCAAAGTGGTCGAATACCTGCGCACCGTCCCCGAGGTCGAATCTGTCTCGCATCCTTCGATCCCCGGCCGCATCGACCATGAGCTCTACGAGAAGTACTTCCCGAACGGAGCCGGCTCGATCTTCACCTTCGACATCAAAGGCGGCAAGGACGCGGCACGCGTGTTCATCAACAATCTGCATCTGTTCAGCCTGCTGGCCAATGTCGCCGACGTCAAGAGCCTTGTGGTCCATCCGGCCTCCACCACCCACGCCCAGGAGACGCGCGAGGAGCTGGAGAGCCAAGGCATCCACCCAGGCACCATTCGCCTGTCGATCGGCACCGAATACATCGATGACATCCTCGACGATCTGAGGGGTGGCTTCGAGGCGGTTCGTGCCTCCGGCTTGGCCAAATAA
- a CDS encoding pyridoxamine kinase: MQEDTTLYERDPKYIPRVAAVHDMCGYGKCSLTAAIPILSACGCDVCPVPTALFSAHTKFPVYTFHDTTDILSDYLDAWQKVNVDLDGIYSGFLGSAEQVDLIKRLYREYPKALRLVDPVMGDGGQMYPTYSTEMCDAVKTLADGADVLMPNLTEASILTKRDYPGQNLDDDEATDWVGALLDMGAKNVVLKGIDRGDGKLRNFVGSASTGASARVELAHDKLPYMIHGTGDAFASALCGAVMAGKTLGESAQVAGEFVRHAMESTRNQPDFENRGVSFELDLDELTGLVG, translated from the coding sequence ATGCAAGAAGATACGACGCTCTATGAGCGCGACCCCAAATACATCCCCCGCGTGGCTGCCGTGCACGATATGTGCGGCTACGGCAAATGTTCGCTGACCGCCGCGATCCCGATTCTTTCGGCGTGCGGCTGCGACGTGTGCCCGGTGCCGACGGCCCTGTTTTCGGCACACACCAAGTTCCCGGTCTACACCTTCCACGACACCACCGATATTCTTTCCGACTATCTCGACGCCTGGCAGAAGGTCAACGTCGATCTTGACGGCATCTATTCCGGCTTCCTCGGTTCGGCCGAGCAAGTGGACCTCATCAAGCGCCTGTACCGCGAATATCCGAAGGCGCTGCGGCTGGTCGACCCCGTGATGGGCGACGGTGGGCAAATGTACCCGACTTATTCCACCGAGATGTGCGATGCCGTCAAGACGCTGGCGGACGGCGCCGACGTGCTGATGCCGAACCTCACCGAGGCATCCATCCTCACCAAACGCGACTACCCGGGCCAGAACCTCGACGATGATGAGGCGACCGATTGGGTCGGCGCACTGCTTGATATGGGAGCGAAGAACGTCGTATTGAAGGGCATCGACCGCGGCGACGGCAAGCTGCGCAATTTCGTGGGCAGCGCCAGCACCGGGGCTTCGGCACGCGTCGAACTCGCCCACGACAAGCTGCCCTACATGATCCACGGCACCGGCGACGCCTTCGCCTCGGCGTTGTGCGGCGCGGTGATGGCCGGCAAGACGCTTGGCGAGTCGGCTCAGGTGGCCGGCGAATTCGTGCGTCACGCCATGGAGTCCACCCGCAACCAGCCCGATTTCGAGAATCGCGGCGTGAGCTTCGAACTTGATCTGGATGAGCTCACCGGGCTCGTCGGCTGA
- a CDS encoding YraN family protein yields MDTNISATQRPQSVTCFGGAADLDDIPSEGLLAQLEEQLAMPDLSSKQLGAIGEQYAAAWLTQLGWHVLTRNWSTRFGELDIIMMTPDHIVVFVEVKTRRTQRYGTPQEAITPHKQANLHHAAALWLAGPGKSIRRTGIRFDAMSILLQGNRPRIQHIPGAF; encoded by the coding sequence ATGGACACAAATATTTCAGCAACACAACGACCTCAATCCGTCACCTGTTTCGGCGGTGCCGCCGACCTTGACGACATACCGTCAGAAGGTCTGCTGGCACAGCTCGAAGAGCAACTGGCTATGCCCGACCTTTCGTCCAAGCAACTGGGCGCCATCGGCGAACAGTATGCGGCGGCATGGCTGACGCAGCTCGGCTGGCACGTACTGACCAGAAACTGGAGCACCCGCTTCGGCGAGTTGGACATCATCATGATGACCCCGGACCATATCGTGGTGTTCGTCGAGGTGAAAACCCGACGAACGCAACGTTACGGCACCCCACAGGAGGCCATTACCCCGCACAAACAGGCCAACCTCCACCACGCGGCGGCCCTGTGGCTGGCAGGGCCCGGCAAGTCGATACGGAGAACCGGCATCCGCTTCGACGCCATGTCGATCCTGCTGCAAGGCAACAGACCGAGAATCCAACACATACCGGGGGCGTTCTGA